A portion of the Fusobacterium sp. genome contains these proteins:
- the disA gene encoding DNA integrity scanning diadenylate cyclase DisA has product MVNKKLEEMLLQITPGTPLREGVYNIIDAGIGALIVVGMDEAVEKMLDGGFYINCEYTPERIFELAKMDGAIIVDEECKTIIYANVHLQVDRKYSSEESGTRHRTAQRAGKQTNKLVIAVSERRKTISLYKSEMRYKLKDMSEIMNEASQALKTMERYRYVLDKSLANLTILELDDIVTIYDSALVLQRFEMMMRIEEELKGYVLELGAEGRLIELQLEDLAQDIHEEMLEFLSDYKSEEVEYESILAQLREFNNAELLEIENFASVLGYKKSYSSLDNKISPKGYRILGKISKLTKKDIEKLVSNYGELSSIQEAPIEELSDTKLSKLKIKAIKNGLKRLKFTVELEK; this is encoded by the coding sequence ATGGTCAATAAAAAACTTGAAGAAATGCTCTTGCAGATAACTCCTGGAACACCTCTGAGAGAAGGAGTATACAATATCATTGATGCGGGAATTGGAGCATTAATAGTGGTTGGTATGGATGAAGCAGTAGAAAAAATGCTTGATGGTGGATTTTATATAAATTGTGAGTATACACCAGAGAGAATATTTGAATTGGCTAAAATGGATGGAGCTATAATAGTTGATGAAGAATGTAAAACAATTATATATGCAAATGTACATCTTCAAGTTGACAGAAAATATTCATCTGAAGAAAGTGGAACGAGACATAGAACAGCACAGAGGGCAGGAAAACAAACTAATAAATTGGTAATAGCTGTTTCTGAAAGAAGAAAAACTATAAGTTTGTATAAAAGCGAAATGAGATATAAACTTAAAGATATGTCTGAAATAATGAATGAAGCATCACAGGCTTTGAAAACTATGGAAAGATATAGATATGTGTTAGATAAATCTCTAGCAAATCTAACTATATTGGAACTTGATGATATAGTGACTATTTATGATTCTGCATTGGTTTTACAGAGATTTGAAATGATGATGAGAATAGAAGAAGAGTTAAAAGGATATGTATTGGAACTGGGAGCAGAAGGAAGACTTATAGAGCTTCAATTAGAGGATCTGGCTCAAGATATACATGAAGAAATGTTGGAATTTTTAAGTGATTATAAAAGTGAAGAAGTTGAATATGAAAGTATTCTTGCACAGCTTAGAGAATTTAATAATGCAGAACTTCTTGAGATTGAAAATTTTGCAAGTGTACTCGGATATAAGAAAAGTTACAGCAGCTTAGATAATAAAATAAGCCCAAAAGGATATAGAATTCTTGGGAAAATAAGTAAACTTACAAAAAAAGATATTGAAAAACTTGTATCAAATTATGGAGAACTTTCTTCTATTCAGGAAGCTCCTATTGAAGAATTATCAGATACAAAATTGAGCAAATTAAAAATAAAAGCTATAAAAAATGGACTGAAAAGACTTAAATTTACAGTAGAATTAGAGAAATAA
- the radA gene encoding DNA repair protein RadA codes for MAKNKSFYVCSECGYKSSKWLGKCPQCNEWGTFEEEIEITSAGAPVISSAVSVKETSEKVYSFSDIKMEDMYRYKTGVEEFDRVLGGGLLQGEVVLVTGNPGIGKSTLLLQVADRYTSYGTVIYISGEESPSQVKNRGERLKISAKDLFLMAETDVSNIYEYLIAKKPKVVIVDSIQTLYNSSIDSIPGTPTQIRECTLKIIELAKKYNISFFIVGHITKDGKVAGPKMLEHMVDAVFNFEGEEGLFYRILRSTKNRFGSTNELAVFSMEEDGMKEIKNSSEYFLSERDEKNAGSMVVPVLEGTKVFLLEIQTLLTESSIGIPKRIVQGFDRNRIQILTAIAEKKMHMSLAMKDMFVNIPGGLSIEDPAADLAVLISLLSVYRGVEISQKIAAIGELGLRGEIRKVFFIEKRLKELEKLGFKGVYIPEANRKEIEKNSNKYKLKLIYLKNLEELLERMNKDGQ; via the coding sequence GTGGCTAAAAATAAAAGTTTTTATGTTTGCAGTGAATGTGGATATAAATCATCTAAATGGCTGGGAAAGTGCCCTCAATGTAATGAATGGGGTACTTTTGAAGAGGAAATAGAGATAACATCAGCAGGTGCACCTGTAATTTCTTCTGCTGTTTCTGTGAAGGAAACTTCTGAAAAAGTATATTCATTCTCAGATATAAAGATGGAGGATATGTATAGATATAAAACTGGGGTAGAAGAATTTGACAGAGTATTAGGAGGGGGACTTCTTCAAGGAGAAGTGGTATTAGTAACAGGAAATCCTGGAATAGGAAAATCAACGCTTCTGCTTCAAGTAGCTGACAGATATACTTCCTATGGAACAGTTATATATATTTCAGGAGAAGAATCTCCTTCTCAAGTAAAGAATAGAGGAGAAAGACTTAAAATAAGTGCTAAAGATTTATTTCTTATGGCTGAAACAGATGTATCTAATATTTATGAATATCTCATAGCCAAAAAACCTAAAGTAGTAATAGTAGACTCAATACAGACATTGTATAATTCATCAATAGATTCAATACCAGGTACACCTACACAAATCAGAGAATGTACTTTAAAAATAATAGAGCTTGCTAAAAAGTATAATATATCATTTTTTATAGTAGGACATATAACTAAAGATGGAAAAGTAGCAGGGCCAAAAATGCTTGAACATATGGTGGATGCTGTATTTAATTTTGAAGGAGAGGAAGGGCTTTTTTATAGAATTTTAAGAAGTACTAAAAATAGATTTGGTTCAACTAATGAATTAGCTGTTTTTAGTATGGAAGAAGATGGAATGAAGGAAATAAAAAACTCTTCAGAATATTTTTTAAGTGAAAGAGATGAAAAAAATGCAGGAAGTATGGTAGTTCCAGTATTAGAAGGAACAAAAGTATTTCTTTTAGAGATACAAACACTTCTTACAGAATCAAGTATAGGAATACCAAAAAGAATAGTTCAAGGATTTGATAGAAACAGAATACAAATTCTTACTGCAATAGCAGAAAAGAAAATGCATATGAGTCTTGCTATGAAAGATATGTTTGTGAATATACCTGGAGGTTTGAGTATAGAAGATCCAGCAGCAGATTTAGCTGTTCTTATATCACTTCTATCTGTGTACAGAGGTGTAGAGATAAGCCAGAAGATAGCAGCTATTGGAGAGTTAGGACTAAGAGGGGAAATCAGAAAAGTTTTTTTTATTGAAAAAAGGTTGAAAGAACTTGAAAAATTGGGATTCAAGGGAGTATATATTCCAGAAGCTAATAGAAAAGAGATAGAAAAAAACAGCAACAAATATAAATTAAAATTAATATATTTAAAAAATTTAGAAGAACTTTTAGAAAGGATGAACAAGGATGGTCAATAA
- a CDS encoding bile acid:sodium symporter family protein, whose amino-acid sequence MRLLNKLSDFLGKYFIVLVLLMVAVAMVLPQVFITLGRTKVLGQSMVTIGLGSIMFVMGLTLNEKDFKVIVTRPKDVFIGCFAQFTIMPLMAYFLAKILRLPPELAVGLVLLGTCPGGTASNVMTYLAKGDVALSIGMTTVSTLAAPLLTPALTYFLAGQWVEINMYAMLLDIVKVVIVPIFLGMAVHKAFGEKVHKISKVLVIIPIVCILMIMGLCVAPNKMNLINSGAVLIMAVCLHNWFGFILGYVIGMFTKMDDSKKKALSIEVGLQNSGLAVGLAAQFANPLCALPAAVATVVHQVSGSLLANVFSGNISFNFFRKRIKSAANISMMNK is encoded by the coding sequence ATGAGATTATTAAATAAATTAAGTGACTTTTTAGGAAAATATTTTATTGTTTTAGTTTTACTTATGGTAGCAGTTGCTATGGTCTTACCACAGGTGTTTATTACATTAGGAAGAACGAAGGTTTTAGGACAATCTATGGTAACAATAGGACTTGGTTCTATTATGTTTGTTATGGGACTCACTCTTAATGAAAAAGATTTTAAAGTAATTGTAACAAGACCTAAAGATGTATTTATTGGATGTTTTGCACAGTTTACAATAATGCCTTTGATGGCTTATTTTCTAGCTAAAATATTGAGACTTCCACCTGAATTAGCAGTAGGACTAGTTCTTTTAGGAACTTGTCCAGGAGGAACTGCAAGCAATGTTATGACTTATCTTGCTAAAGGAGATGTAGCTCTTTCTATTGGAATGACTACTGTATCTACATTAGCAGCACCTCTTTTAACACCAGCACTTACATATTTTTTAGCAGGACAATGGGTAGAAATTAACATGTATGCGATGCTTCTTGATATTGTAAAAGTTGTCATTGTTCCTATTTTCTTAGGAATGGCAGTTCATAAAGCATTTGGAGAAAAAGTACATAAAATATCTAAAGTATTGGTAATTATTCCAATTGTATGTATTTTGATGATTATGGGGCTGTGTGTAGCACCTAATAAAATGAATCTTATTAATTCTGGGGCTGTACTTATTATGGCAGTATGTCTTCATAACTGGTTTGGATTTATTCTAGGATATGTTATTGGAATGTTTACTAAAATGGATGATTCTAAGAAAAAAGCACTTTCTATTGAAGTTGGATTACAAAATTCTGGTCTGGCAGTAGGATTAGCAGCACAATTTGCAAATCCTTTATGTGCATTGCCAGCAGCAGTAGCTACAGTAGTGCATCAAGTATCAGGATCTTTATTAGCTAATGTATTTTCAGGAAATATCTCATTTAATTTTTTCAGAAAAAGAATTAAATCAGCAGCAAATATTAGCATGATGAATAAATAA
- a CDS encoding ABC transporter substrate-binding protein translates to MQSEEGVAKVKKIIILIISFFTSISLYSYEIKDNFLHDSFGNSIELKKYNRMVIIDLAVVETIFMLNGEECIAGIVKNSQSKVWPYEKTENLASVGTPHKPSFEKIISLEPDLVILNEGSALASSLKELNIPFIFHNSLKSPDTILESIKIFGVLLNKENNADILYNESWKKLKNIKEKEKINPLNLKGMIVYSASPLVSFSNKYLPGKALTYMGVENIAGDLTGNMPIISSEHILAKNLDVIIVSKNVGGVEELLKVNPLLSETKAAKEKNIIVFDAIDFLRGSPRLFETMEVLYKQLSEIKK, encoded by the coding sequence ATGCAGTCAGAAGAAGGAGTAGCGAAAGTGAAAAAAATAATAATACTTATAATATCTTTTTTTACCAGTATATCTTTATATTCCTACGAAATTAAAGATAATTTTCTCCATGATTCTTTTGGAAATTCCATAGAATTAAAAAAATATAATAGAATGGTAATCATAGACTTAGCTGTAGTTGAAACTATATTTATGCTCAATGGAGAAGAATGTATAGCTGGAATTGTAAAGAATTCTCAAAGTAAGGTATGGCCATATGAGAAAACTGAAAACCTTGCCTCTGTTGGTACCCCTCATAAACCTTCATTTGAAAAAATTATTTCTTTAGAACCAGATTTAGTAATACTGAATGAAGGTTCTGCATTAGCCTCTTCATTAAAAGAATTAAATATTCCATTTATTTTTCATAATTCTCTAAAAAGTCCTGATACAATATTAGAAAGTATAAAAATATTTGGAGTTCTCTTGAATAAAGAAAATAATGCAGATATTTTATATAATGAAAGTTGGAAAAAATTGAAAAATATAAAAGAAAAAGAGAAAATAAATCCTTTAAATTTAAAAGGAATGATAGTTTATTCTGCTTCTCCATTAGTTTCTTTCAGTAATAAATATCTTCCAGGAAAAGCTTTAACATATATGGGAGTGGAAAATATTGCTGGTGACCTTACTGGAAATATGCCAATAATATCTTCTGAACATATTTTAGCAAAAAATTTAGATGTTATTATCGTTTCAAAAAATGTTGGAGGAGTTGAGGAATTATTGAAAGTAAATCCTCTTTTATCTGAAACAAAGGCTGCCAAAGAAAAAAATATTATTGTATTTGATGCTATTGATTTTTTGAGAGGATCTCCCAGACTTTTTGAAACTATGGAGGTTCTTTATAAACAGCTAAGTGAAATAAAGAAATGA
- the coaD gene encoding pantetheine-phosphate adenylyltransferase, whose translation MKIGVYAGSFDPITKGHYDVIKKSLKITDKLIVAVMNNSNKKNWFSLEERKKMIKLLVGENNDRIEVKSFDGLLINFMKENGADIIIRGLRAVSDYEYELGYAFANHDLSYGEVETVFIPAAREYMYLSSSSVREAAMVGARLDIFVDDKVAEIVKEKVKTIKG comes from the coding sequence ATGAAAATAGGTGTTTATGCTGGAAGTTTTGATCCCATAACTAAAGGACATTATGATGTTATAAAGAAATCATTGAAAATAACAGATAAGCTTATTGTAGCAGTGATGAATAATAGTAATAAAAAAAACTGGTTTTCTCTTGAAGAAAGAAAAAAAATGATAAAACTTTTAGTTGGAGAAAACAATGACAGAATAGAAGTAAAAAGTTTTGATGGGCTACTAATAAATTTTATGAAAGAAAATGGGGCAGATATAATAATTAGAGGATTAAGAGCAGTTTCAGATTATGAATATGAACTTGGATATGCTTTTGCTAATCATGATCTTTCTTATGGAGAAGTAGAAACAGTATTCATTCCAGCTGCAAGAGAATACATGTATTTAAGTTCAAGTTCTGTAAGAGAAGCAGCAATGGTAGGAGCTAGGCTTGATATATTTGTAGATGATAAGGTAGCTGAGATAGTAAAAGAAAAAGTAAAAACTATCAAAGGATAG
- a CDS encoding cold-shock protein — translation MKGTVKWFNQEKGFGFITGEDGKDIFAHFSQIQKDGFKTLNENEEVTYDVIEGQKGPQAANIKTK, via the coding sequence ATGAAAGGTACAGTTAAATGGTTTAACCAAGAAAAAGGATTTGGATTTATTACTGGTGAGGATGGAAAAGATATATTTGCTCACTTCTCTCAAATCCAAAAAGATGGATTCAAAACTTTAAATGAAAATGAAGAAGTTACTTATGATGTAATTGAAGGTCAAAAAGGACCTCAAGCAGCTAACATCAAAACTAAATAA
- a CDS encoding ABC transporter ATP-binding protein: MFKIFKPFIPKAVLASLFKMGEAFCDLSLPLIMAKIIDIGVSNKDLTYITKMGGTMVAIALIGYICSIFCNYFSVHSTQNFGASLRDKVFTKIQSFNFIHLNKFTQASLITRITKDVDQIMNMFLMCIRMVLRGLITGVGAIIMAVSINPVLAILFIFIVPTIVGITMYYMEKSFGIYAEVQKKLDNLTLVMRENLTGIRVIRALSKERVEAERFKEKNDDLKLKTIEADNLMASKLPFITLIMNIGVVAVLWFGGIRVNYGKMHLGEVVAFINYLNMLLFSMNALSFLFTLYSRTAISYRRVKEVLSENIVNMSEEEFEKIFTDTIIEFKNVSFSYDNTDNYILENINLKIKKGENIGIIGGIGSGKTSLISLIPKFYEVTKGEILIDGINVNKYKDKELRDKIGIVMQKSFLFSQSIEENIKWGKEQASDEAVRNVISIVQGKDFVEKLPSQYKTEVTKGGTNFSGGQKQRLSIARTLIKEPEILIFDDSFSALDFITEYNLKNELKNYLKNTTILTISQRVASLMKMDRIIVMDNGKVVGFDSHATLIENCEIYREICESQEICILGGNYCEV, translated from the coding sequence ATGTTTAAAATTTTTAAGCCTTTTATACCTAAAGCTGTATTAGCTTCACTCTTCAAAATGGGAGAAGCATTTTGTGACCTATCTCTTCCTTTAATAATGGCTAAAATTATAGATATAGGTGTTTCTAACAAAGACTTAACATATATTACCAAAATGGGTGGAACCATGGTAGCCATTGCATTGATTGGATATATATGTTCTATCTTCTGTAATTATTTTTCTGTCCATTCAACTCAAAATTTTGGTGCCTCTCTTAGAGACAAGGTATTTACTAAAATACAAAGCTTCAACTTTATACATCTCAATAAGTTTACTCAAGCATCTCTTATTACAAGAATAACTAAAGATGTAGATCAAATTATGAACATGTTTCTTATGTGTATAAGGATGGTGCTGAGAGGTCTTATAACAGGTGTAGGAGCTATAATCATGGCTGTATCTATCAATCCTGTTCTTGCTATACTTTTTATCTTCATAGTTCCAACTATTGTTGGAATTACTATGTATTATATGGAAAAATCTTTTGGTATTTATGCTGAAGTACAAAAAAAGCTTGATAATCTTACTCTTGTAATGAGAGAAAACCTTACAGGTATCAGAGTAATCCGTGCTCTTTCAAAAGAGAGAGTTGAAGCTGAAAGGTTCAAAGAAAAAAATGATGATCTCAAGCTAAAAACAATTGAAGCTGATAATCTTATGGCAAGTAAACTTCCATTTATCACCCTTATAATGAATATTGGAGTTGTTGCTGTCCTATGGTTTGGAGGTATCAGAGTAAATTATGGAAAAATGCATTTAGGTGAAGTTGTTGCTTTTATAAATTATCTTAACATGCTTCTTTTTTCTATGAATGCTCTTTCATTTCTTTTCACTTTATACAGCAGAACTGCTATATCATATAGAAGAGTTAAAGAGGTTCTCTCAGAAAATATAGTTAATATGTCAGAAGAAGAATTCGAAAAAATTTTTACAGATACTATTATTGAATTTAAAAACGTTTCATTTTCATATGATAATACTGATAATTATATTCTTGAAAATATAAACTTAAAAATAAAAAAAGGTGAAAATATTGGAATAATTGGAGGTATAGGTTCTGGAAAAACTTCTCTGATATCCCTTATTCCTAAATTCTATGAAGTAACTAAAGGTGAAATTCTTATAGATGGTATAAATGTTAATAAATACAAAGACAAAGAATTAAGAGATAAAATAGGAATAGTAATGCAGAAATCATTTCTTTTCTCTCAAAGTATAGAAGAAAATATTAAATGGGGAAAAGAACAGGCCTCTGATGAAGCTGTCAGAAATGTTATCTCGATAGTTCAAGGAAAAGATTTTGTTGAAAAACTTCCCAGTCAATATAAAACTGAAGTAACTAAAGGTGGAACTAATTTTTCTGGTGGTCAAAAACAAAGACTTTCTATAGCAAGAACTCTTATCAAAGAGCCTGAAATACTAATATTTGATGATAGTTTCAGTGCTTTGGATTTTATCACAGAATATAATCTCAAAAATGAACTTAAAAATTATCTTAAAAATACTACTATTCTTACTATTTCTCAAAGAGTCGCTTCTCTTATGAAAATGGACAGAATAATAGTAATGGATAATGGAAAAGTAGTAGGATTTGATTCTCATGCTACTTTAATTGAAAATTGTGAAATCTATAGAGAAATATGTGAATCACAGGAAATTTGTATACTAGGGGGAAATTATTGTGAAGTATAA
- a CDS encoding ABC transporter ATP-binding protein: protein MKYNLFKKLLPYLKKYKLEFIFLIFLAIIGNLLTLIGPYLVGKGINQIHFQMNKNDFIQLGKMSILLLFSYIAGAVLTLIQNIKMNIISQDVVNKMRKDGIEKIHKFPLKYFDGISQGNIISIMINDIDNISGSLSQIGTRVIVNILTIFTALGIMLYISPSLTLIQLFLVSFTGIFLKKITEKSREKRRVQQRYLGKLSGYIDEILTGQAEVKSFSYEERAIETFRTLNSSYKDNAIKSIFLAGFNFPTLNFIGNLGYSLIILIGAIFMLQDKITLGGLSSFVIYSKLFNRPIASISEAYSIIQTVLVSAERFFQFMDQDEDLDVGKKDIDFENLKGNIEFKNVDFSYNKEAPVLKNLSFKTGNGEVVAIVGPTGGGKTTIVNLLMRFYDITSGKILLDGVNIEEYKKSEVRKLFGMVLQDSWLFTGTIKDNISYGNTDISFDKVIKSAKLACAHDFIIKFPDGYDTIISEDNMILSQGQKQLITIARIIASDPKFLILDEATSGVDTRTEIRLQKAIANLIKGRTSFIIAHRLSTIKNADLILVLKDGKITEQGTHNELMNKNGFYFNLYSTQYAI, encoded by the coding sequence GTGAAGTATAATCTATTTAAAAAACTACTCCCTTATTTAAAAAAATATAAGCTTGAATTTATTTTTTTGATTTTTCTAGCAATAATAGGAAATCTCCTTACTTTAATAGGTCCTTATCTTGTAGGAAAAGGAATAAATCAAATACACTTTCAAATGAATAAAAATGACTTTATTCAGCTTGGAAAAATGTCTATATTACTTCTTTTTTCATATATAGCTGGTGCAGTCCTCACTTTAATACAAAATATAAAAATGAATATAATATCTCAAGATGTTGTAAATAAGATGAGAAAAGATGGAATAGAAAAAATACATAAATTTCCATTAAAATATTTTGATGGTATTTCACAAGGAAATATTATCAGTATAATGATAAATGATATTGATAATATAAGTGGTTCTCTTTCTCAAATAGGTACAAGAGTAATAGTAAATATACTTACTATATTTACTGCTTTAGGAATAATGCTGTATATCAGTCCTTCCCTTACTTTAATACAACTTTTCTTAGTTTCTTTTACTGGAATATTTTTAAAAAAAATAACAGAAAAAAGCCGTGAAAAAAGAAGAGTACAGCAAAGATATCTTGGAAAACTTAGTGGATATATTGATGAAATCCTTACAGGGCAGGCTGAAGTAAAATCTTTCTCATATGAAGAAAGAGCTATTGAAACCTTTAGAACTCTCAATTCTTCTTATAAAGACAATGCAATAAAATCAATTTTCTTGGCAGGATTTAATTTTCCTACACTTAACTTTATAGGAAATTTAGGATATTCACTCATTATTTTGATTGGAGCTATATTTATGCTTCAAGACAAAATAACTCTTGGAGGTCTTTCAAGCTTTGTTATTTATTCGAAACTATTTAACAGACCCATAGCAAGCATATCTGAAGCATATAGTATTATTCAGACTGTTTTAGTCAGTGCTGAAAGATTTTTTCAGTTTATGGATCAAGATGAGGACTTAGATGTTGGTAAAAAAGATATTGATTTTGAAAACCTAAAAGGGAATATAGAATTCAAAAATGTAGATTTTTCATATAATAAAGAAGCTCCTGTTCTTAAAAATCTTTCATTCAAAACTGGAAATGGAGAAGTTGTTGCTATAGTAGGACCTACTGGAGGCGGAAAGACTACCATTGTAAATCTTTTAATGAGGTTCTATGATATAACATCTGGAAAGATACTGTTAGATGGAGTAAATATAGAAGAATACAAGAAAAGTGAAGTCAGAAAACTTTTTGGTATGGTGCTTCAAGACAGTTGGCTTTTTACAGGTACTATAAAAGATAATATAAGCTATGGAAATACTGATATTTCATTTGATAAAGTTATCAAAAGTGCAAAACTTGCATGTGCTCATGATTTTATAATAAAATTTCCTGATGGATATGATACCATAATCAGTGAAGATAATATGATCCTTTCCCAAGGCCAAAAACAACTTATTACAATAGCAAGAATTATTGCTTCAGATCCTAAATTTTTGATTCTTGATGAGGCTACAAGTGGAGTTGATACAAGAACAGAGATAAGACTGCAAAAAGCTATTGCTAACCTCATCAAAGGCAGAACAAGTTTTATAATAGCTCACAGACTTTCTACTATCAAAAATGCTGATCTTATTCTTGTTCTAAAAGATGGAAAAATAACTGAACAGGGAACACATAATGAATTGATGAATAAAAATGGATTTTATTTTAATCTGTACAGTACTCAATATGCTATATAA
- a CDS encoding iron-containing alcohol dehydrogenase family protein: MSNRSVFLPNYSIGDSAYNEIVKVCSNYGKKIVFIGGKTALEKAGDLVKNMLSRSNLEVIDTLWYGGEAAYANVEKLKEKKAVHEADMIFAFGGGKAIDTCKVLTGDLEKPLFVFPTISSTCAAVTSVCAIYTVNGVFEGLYWRNVPAEHTFINTKIIAEAPDKYLWAGIGDTLAKGYEPEFSSRGKKLDHPNALGVTLSKLCQEPLVEYGSKALRDCKENRVSNELEETILSIIINTGLVSNHVINDYNSCIAHAMCYGFSTLQKVEHNHLHGEIVSYGVLVQLMLDNNTKEIDKLLPFYREIGLPTSYKDFGVTREDMEGVLQRASEVNDVKVAAIDITKDKLADAIDRLEKYIRE; encoded by the coding sequence ATGTCAAATAGAAGTGTATTTTTACCAAATTATAGTATTGGAGATTCAGCATATAATGAAATTGTGAAAGTTTGTTCCAACTATGGAAAAAAAATTGTATTTATTGGAGGAAAAACAGCTTTAGAAAAAGCAGGAGATTTAGTAAAAAATATGTTGAGCAGAAGTAATTTAGAAGTAATAGATACTTTGTGGTATGGAGGAGAGGCGGCTTATGCCAATGTAGAAAAACTTAAAGAGAAAAAAGCAGTTCATGAAGCAGATATGATATTTGCTTTTGGTGGAGGAAAAGCAATAGATACTTGTAAAGTACTTACTGGAGATTTAGAGAAACCATTATTTGTATTTCCTACTATTTCATCTACATGTGCAGCAGTTACATCAGTTTGTGCTATCTATACTGTGAATGGAGTATTTGAAGGATTATATTGGAGAAATGTACCTGCTGAACACACTTTTATCAATACAAAGATCATAGCAGAAGCACCAGATAAATATTTGTGGGCTGGAATTGGAGATACTCTTGCCAAAGGATATGAACCTGAATTTTCATCAAGAGGAAAAAAGCTAGATCATCCTAATGCTTTGGGAGTGACATTATCTAAGCTTTGTCAGGAACCTTTAGTAGAATATGGTTCAAAAGCCTTAAGAGATTGCAAAGAAAATAGAGTATCAAATGAGCTTGAGGAAACTATTTTATCTATTATTATAAACACAGGACTTGTATCTAATCATGTTATTAATGATTATAACAGTTGTATAGCCCATGCAATGTGTTATGGATTTTCTACATTGCAAAAGGTAGAACATAATCATCTTCATGGAGAAATTGTATCATATGGAGTATTAGTGCAGTTAATGCTGGATAATAATACTAAAGAAATAGATAAACTTCTCCCTTTTTATAGGGAAATAGGGCTTCCTACATCATATAAAGATTTTGGAGTAACAAGAGAAGATATGGAAGGAGTATTACAGAGAGCTTCTGAAGTAAATGATGTAAAAGTTGCTGCTATAGATATTACAAAGGATAAATTAGCAGATGCAATAGATAGATTAGAAAAATATATAAGAGAATAA